Sequence from the Desulfobacterales bacterium genome:
AGATCGAATATTGCCGGGTTTTGGAAAGCTGATAAAAAATCATTCTCTCCCTGATCAAATCATCCAACTAATTGCCGACGCGCATTCGTTAGCTTAATCCAACTGAATATTGTGATCATAGGAATTTTTATTTTTTTAATTAATTTTATCAGCATATTACAGTCTGAGGAACGCTGTGATTGAGAAGCGGGATTTTTGCTCCCTTGAGGATGTCATAAGATAAAAAGCGCTCCTCAGTCCGCCCGCAGGGTGCTGATCTAATCGGTTTTCCATTCACACCGGGCTGGATTCTAACTTCGGCCAAATTCATTTTTACCGCGTTGCATCCCGTTCTCGTCATTCCCAAAAAAGCGGAAATCTAAAGGCCGACCGAACTGGATCACCGCGGGAAGGACGAAAGGGCCGATGATAGAACCAACCCTTTCAAACTCAATTTGAAAAAAAATTGCCGTTGCGCCGGACTGTTTTCCAGAAGTCGGGTGCCCAAAAACGTTTTTCAATCCTTAAACTATTTTTTTAAAAATTTTACCTGTCTGTTGTACCTAACGTCCTGCTTTTAGGATTATCCGAATGGCGTATATTGTTTTTTTTACTGCTGCAGCACGGAGGGCAGGCCTGATAGACAAAACGAGCAAACTCAGGAATCCAATCATTGTCTGTTAGTTTATTTTTTTTGTAACATTAATGTGTCATTCGTAAGGAGGAACTATGTTCAAAAAAAACTGGAGTCCCTATCTTGCCGGCGGCTTGACAGGGCTTTTGCTGGTTTTATCGGTGCTGATCAGCGGCCAATTTTTTGGCGCATCGACCACCTTTTCCCGCAGTGCATCGGTAATTGAAAAAAACATGGGTATCGACACTTCGACGAACGAATATTTTACTATGAAAAAGGGCAAATATGGTCCATCCGCCCTTCCGGACTGGCAGCTGATGTTTGTGATCGGTATTGTCATCGGTGCATTTATTTCTTCAAAGCTTTCCGGAGAGTTTAAGATGCAGATGGTCCCTGATATGTGGCGTGAAAGGTTCGGCCCCGGGCCGCTGAAACGGGGAATTGTTGCCTTTGCCGGCGGCACGGTCGCACTTGTCGGAGCCCGGCTTGCCGGTGGCTGACCCAGCGGTCATGGACTGAGCGGTCTGGCTCAGCTTTCACTCAGTGGTTTTATCGCACTGGTCGCTTTTTTTGTCGGCGGCATGATCATAGCCAACCTGATTTACGGCATTCAAAGGAGATAACTATGAGTTTATTTTACGGGGTGGTGACCGGCATCCTTTTTGGATTTTTTATGCAAAAAGCCCAGGTACTCAGATATGATCGACAGATCGGTGCGTTGAGGCTCATAGATATGACCATCATAAAATTCATGCTGAGCGCGATCATTGTAGGATCGATAGGTATTTACCTGCTCAAAGATGCTGGACTGATTAAACTGAGTATGAAACCGACCTCCATCGGCGCCCAGGTAATCGGCGGTTTGATCTTCGGTATCGGCTGGGCTCTTTTGGGCTACTGCCCCGGGACGGCGGCAGGCGCGCTTGGAGAAGGCAGAATGGATGCTCTGTGGGGAATTCTGGGGATGTTGTTCGGCGGGGCGCTGTATGCCGAGATTCATCCTTTTATGAATGCCCATATCATCCGTATCGGAGACTATGGAAAAATCGGATTGCCGCAGCTGACAGGCCTCAACCATTGGACGGTAATTTTGGTGCTTGCCGTACTTTCAGTCCTGTTGTTTTGGCTTTTCGAAAAAAAACATCTTTAGAAATAATCCTTACGATAAAATAACAACCGTCAACGGGAAAGGATGATCTTATGGGAGAGGAAATAAAAATGGGCTGCGCCCGGCCGACCGGCGGTCCGGTCGGAGAAAAAATCGTTGAAAAGAAGTTAAATGAATCTGGAGCGGACACAATTATCAAAAGGGAGGTCAAAACGATGATACAAGTTGGAAAGAAAGCACCCGATTTTGCGGCACCCGCCTATCAAAAAGGTAAATTCGTATCGGTCAAACTGTCTGAATATCTGGGCAAATGGGTTCTGCTCTGTTTTTATCCGGGTGACTTTACATTCGTCTGAGCAACGGAAATTTCGGCAGTTGCCGAAACAAACGATACGTTTCAGGACCTGGGGGTTGAGGTGTTGTCAATGAGCGTTGATAGTGTCTTTGTTCATAAGATGTGGAATGATAACGAGATTTCAAAAATGGTCAAAGGCGGGGTCCCGTTTCCCATGTTGTCCGATGCCGGTGGAAAGGTCGGCAACGTATTCGGCGTCTACGATGAAGACGCGGGGGTTGAAACACGGGGCCGATTCATCATTGATCCGGAAGGGGTGATTCAAGCCTATGAAGTGCTCACCCCTGCTATGGGCCGTAATGTGGCGGAAACTTTGCGGCAGGTTCATGCGCTTCAGCTGATCAGAAACAGTAAAGGAACCGAAGCTACGCCGGCCGGATGGAAACCCGGTAAAATGACACTGAAGCCGGGTCCGGAACTGGTTGGAAAGGTCTGGGAGGTTTGGAAAACCGAAATGGCGTTTGATTAAATGATGTAAGCCTGTTGCTTTTTCAAATTCAACCCAATTTTCCGGTTCCCACGCAGAAGCGTGGGAACCGGAAAATATAAATCTTAACCCGGCAGCAGCCGGAAAACGAGGCCTGCCTTCTGATAAATCGGCTGGGCTTGATCATAACCACAATGTCACGGGGTTCGTCCCTCCCCTTGCCGGCTTCTCCAGCACGATCCGGGGGATGCCGGCAAGGAGCGGGACTCCGAAGCTACGCACAGCAAAATATGGCCGCAGTTATGATCAAGCCCAATCGGCTATTTCATTTTCCATTCCGGAGGACGTTTCTCCTGGAAGGCTGCTATACCCTCCTGAACATCTTCCGTAGCGCACAGCGACGCAAATAGATTGGTTAAATAATCCAACCCCTTGTGATACGGCATGTCCTCCATTCCGTAAATCCCTCTCTTGCCGATCTGAAGGGCCAGCGGACTTTTTGCCGCCAGTTTTTCGGCCAGTTTCATGGTGGCTTCTTCCAGCTGATTCTCTGGTACCACCTTGTTGATCAGACCCAGTCTCAGAGCCTCATCAGCAGGGATCATATCGCCGGTCAGCACCATTTCCAGGGTCTTCTTTCTTCCCACCTGACGCATCAGGGGAGCGGCCGGTCCCAGACAAATCAGCCCCACATTGATGGCCGTGGTGCCGAATCTGGCATTTTCCGATGCAACTGCCATATCGCAGGCAAAAACCAGCCCGGCTCCATTGGCAATAGCCAGGCCTTTGACCGAAGCAATCACCGGCTTTTTCATTTTGGATATCGTGTGGTTGTGCTCGTCCATTCCTTTAAGAAATTCACGAATTTCCTTGTGGGATTTACCCTTGAATTCATCCAGGGAAATGCCGGTTGAAAACTGGCGGCCGTTTGCCCGAACAATAACGACCCGAATGTCGTCGTCATCGTCAAAGGCCGCAAGTGCGTCGTTTAACTGACGGGCGAACGGAATGTTGAAGGTGTTAAACGCATCCGGTCGGTTCAGGGTAATAATGCCGATGTTCTGCTGTTTTTCAAAGAAAATTTCCTTGTCGTTCATTGCTTCACCCCCCTGTGTTTGTGTTTATCTCCAAATTAAAAGCACCTGACTCGCCATGATGTTACCCCGCGGATATAAAATGTCTATTTTGAATTTAAAACGTTATATAAAGACCAGCGACGTGGTCGTTTGCTGATGTTTTCAATACGCGGGAACTGCTGCCTTTAATCGTTCATTTCCGCCCAGTAGCATTGAAATAAGTAAAATTGGTTGTATTTATATTTGTATTTATTTTCCAACCATAACATGGTTCGCCAAATTTAAACAAATACGTAAAATAAAAAATATTTGAACGAAGTTTTCATTTTTTAATAACTGTAAAAAACATTTCGGGGACAGGTTCAGTTGCCTTTTGATTCAGCGGTGTTCAGTTTTTTTGAAGATTTTAAGAAATAACTTTATTATACATGATTCAGGTGGTAATTTACTTATTATTTTTTATTTAAAGTGGTTTCGATCTGTTGCACTCAAAAAAATATAGTAGAATAAAGATGATTAAGATGAAGCTGGCTTAAAACATCGGTCGGGAAAAAAGGAAAGGTGGGTAACAATGTTAAAGCACATATCCTTAAAATTGAAATTAACGCTTCTTTGCCTGATGTTGGTAATTTTTCCGATTCTCGTGATCGGAGGCGTCAGTATCAAGACGTTTGACGATTTCGGTGAAAGCACTTCAGATGAGTCGTATTCGGCGCTTGAAAAACAAGCGCTCGAGACATTGCAGGCCGGGGTTGAAAGCGACCGGCAACGCATCGAAACCCTTTTGGATACCGTCGAAAATGATAGTAAAAAGCTGGCTGCATCCTCCAATATGACCGGTTATCTGGAATCTACAGCCGGGAAAAACGAAGTGCTGAATAAAATGGCACAAGACGAAGTAAAAAGCATCGTAGAAGGCGTAGTGAGATCATCCCATGTTCAGCAGAAGGTGCTTGAAAAAAAATTGCAGTCTGATCTGACTGTTATTGAAAGTATGCTGATGGATCAGAAAAAAATTGGAATAACCAATACGCGCCACAGCTGGAACGCCGTGAATCAGTTTTCCAAAAAAACAAAACAAATTCAGCTTCCGCTGATGAAAATCGGGGATAGGGTCATTGCCTTGAATGACAGTTTTGAAAAAAAGACCCCGATCGTCGATGATGCACAAAAAGCGCTGGGGGGAACCTGCACGATTTTTCAAAAGATGAATTCTGAGGGCGATATGCTCAGAATTGCAACCAATGTCAAGAAGCTCGACGGAAAACGCGCTATCGGAACCTATATCCCGGCCGCAAATTCTGATGGTACGAAAAATACGGTTATTTCAAAAGTGCTCAGCGGCCAGACGTTCCTGGGTCGTGCGTTTGTGGTAAATGACTGGTATTTTACCGCTTATAAGCCCATATACGATTTGAACAAACAGATCG
This genomic interval carries:
- a CDS encoding YeeE/YedE thiosulfate transporter family protein, with amino-acid sequence MFKKNWSPYLAGGLTGLLLVLSVLISGQFFGASTTFSRSASVIEKNMGIDTSTNEYFTMKKGKYGPSALPDWQLMFVIGIVIGAFISSKLSGEFKMQMVPDMWRERFGPGPLKRGIVAFAGGTVALVGARLAGGUPSGHGLSGLAQLSLSGFIALVAFFVGGMIIANLIYGIQRR
- a CDS encoding YeeE/YedE thiosulfate transporter family protein translates to MSLFYGVVTGILFGFFMQKAQVLRYDRQIGALRLIDMTIIKFMLSAIIVGSIGIYLLKDAGLIKLSMKPTSIGAQVIGGLIFGIGWALLGYCPGTAAGALGEGRMDALWGILGMLFGGALYAEIHPFMNAHIIRIGDYGKIGLPQLTGLNHWTVILVLAVLSVLLFWLFEKKHL
- the prxU gene encoding thioredoxin-dependent peroxiredoxin (Most members of this family contain a selenocysteine.), with the protein product MGEEIKMGCARPTGGPVGEKIVEKKLNESGADTIIKREVKTMIQVGKKAPDFAAPAYQKGKFVSVKLSEYLGKWVLLCFYPGDFTFVUATEISAVAETNDTFQDLGVEVLSMSVDSVFVHKMWNDNEISKMVKGGVPFPMLSDAGGKVGNVFGVYDEDAGVETRGRFIIDPEGVIQAYEVLTPAMGRNVAETLRQVHALQLIRNSKGTEATPAGWKPGKMTLKPGPELVGKVWEVWKTEMAFD
- a CDS encoding enoyl-CoA hydratase-related protein, with translation MNDKEIFFEKQQNIGIITLNRPDAFNTFNIPFARQLNDALAAFDDDDDIRVVIVRANGRQFSTGISLDEFKGKSHKEIREFLKGMDEHNHTISKMKKPVIASVKGLAIANGAGLVFACDMAVASENARFGTTAINVGLICLGPAAPLMRQVGRKKTLEMVLTGDMIPADEALRLGLINKVVPENQLEEATMKLAEKLAAKSPLALQIGKRGIYGMEDMPYHKGLDYLTNLFASLCATEDVQEGIAAFQEKRPPEWKMK